Proteins from a genomic interval of Denticeps clupeoides chromosome 20, fDenClu1.1, whole genome shotgun sequence:
- the mrpl24 gene encoding large ribosomal subunit protein uL24m, which translates to MRLSELLLSATVRFGTSRPWTVAARRLNPPGKMRRKVFVEPVAHDDWRVFRGDTVEILDGKDKGKQGKVVQVFRHRNWLIVEGLNTHHRYIGKSGDYRGTYIASEAPLLLRSVSLIDPSDRKPTAVDWKFTEEGEKVRVSVRTGRIIPKPEPTRRDGIIPQQWKDGPKDTSPEDTLKKTYMPSLKTLEEEVMEKMGIGEDRRARKTYWY; encoded by the exons ATGAGGCTCTCCGAGCTGTTGCTGTCGGCGACGGTCCGGTTCGGCACCAGCAGACCGTGGACCGTGGCGGCGAGGAGGCTGAACCCGCCGgggaagatgaggaggaaggtgTTCGTGGAGCCCGTCGCTCACGACGATTGGCGGGTCTTCCGGGGAGACACG GTGGAAATATTGGACGGGAAGGATAAAGGAAAGCAGGGAAAAGTTGTCCAGGTGTTCAGGCATCGAAATTGGCTCATTGTGGAAGGTCTCAATACA CATCACAGGTACATTGGTAAATCCGGAGATTACCGGGGTACCTACATTGCCAGCGAGGCTCCTCTACTGCTCCGGAGTGTTTCACTAATTGACCCCTCAGACAG GAAACCTACAGCTGTGGACTGGAAGTTTACAGAAGAGGGGGAGAAGGTGCGCGTTTCTGTCCGGACTGGCCGCATCATCCCCAAGCCGGAGCCGACGCGCAGAGATGGCATCATCCCGCAGCAGTGGAAGG ATGGCCCCAAAGATACGTCCCCTGAAGACACGTTGAAAAAGACATACATGCCCAGTTTGAAAACGCTAGAGGAAGAAGTCATGGAGAAAATGGGTATTGGGGAAGACAGAAGAGCTCGTAAGACCTACTGGTACTGA